The proteins below are encoded in one region of Parvicella tangerina:
- a CDS encoding phosphatase PAP2 family protein: MKSAALTIIGIMLIWSGIAQSPMPFQLTAKKEAWVTGSALPVVATSFVLGKKLQPLTAAEISLLDANDINRLDRFTVNNFSEKVIKRSDITLNTMLGLGLASNFIVPAIFSSSDPYGRQLGTLGMIWFETNLVNYALTEIVKTSVKRSRPFLFGDQAPDELRFGTDARKSFFSGHASFTAANSFYVANIITSYQKGNKWNPVIWGAASLPPLLVAFQRVRAGKHFPTDVAVGYIVGAACGILIPKLHEVQLSVKSTSQVGGQKTHGMKLSVNLLNVKMVF, encoded by the coding sequence ATGAAAAGTGCAGCTCTAACCATTATCGGAATTATGCTCATTTGGAGCGGCATTGCTCAAAGTCCGATGCCCTTTCAATTAACAGCTAAGAAAGAAGCCTGGGTAACTGGATCAGCACTTCCCGTAGTTGCGACAAGCTTTGTGTTGGGCAAAAAACTTCAGCCCCTTACTGCAGCAGAAATTAGTTTGTTGGATGCCAATGATATCAATAGGTTAGATCGTTTCACGGTGAATAATTTTAGTGAAAAAGTGATCAAGCGGAGTGATATCACCTTAAACACCATGCTAGGGTTAGGGTTGGCGAGTAACTTTATTGTCCCCGCTATTTTTTCATCATCAGATCCTTATGGTAGGCAATTGGGGACACTTGGTATGATTTGGTTCGAGACTAATTTGGTGAACTATGCATTGACCGAGATTGTTAAAACGAGTGTTAAAAGAAGTCGACCTTTTCTCTTTGGAGATCAAGCACCAGATGAACTTCGCTTTGGAACCGATGCCCGGAAGTCGTTCTTTTCGGGGCATGCATCATTTACAGCGGCCAACTCGTTTTATGTAGCCAACATTATTACCTCTTATCAAAAGGGCAACAAATGGAATCCCGTGATCTGGGGAGCCGCATCACTACCTCCGTTGTTGGTGGCATTTCAAAGAGTAAGAGCAGGCAAGCATTTTCCCACAGATGTTGCTGTAGGATATATTGTGGGCGCTGCTTGTGGTATTCTCATTCCTAAACTGCATGAGGTGCAACTATCTGTTAAGTCAACTTCTCAGGTTGGCGGACAAAAGACTCACGGGATGAAATTGAGCGTTAACCTACTGAATGTGAAAATGGTGTTTTAA
- a CDS encoding ABC transporter ATP-binding protein, whose translation MKSLIRIIKLTLGYKKYIAGSVFFNLLSTFFGLFSFVLLAPLLDVIFNKTDDYYAETVAKGAPEFSFSSDYFVDFINHQLASMIVEESKVYALVSVCIVIGIAVLLKNLFIYLSTLLVSVVVNKSVGDIRNNIFNTLMYMPVSYLSDERKGEVISKTSNDVQEIEWSMQSAIKGVFKEPINILVFLITLFAMSLELSLFIVIFLPVTGALISLISKSLKKNTKSAQEHFGRLMAHLEESLNGFKLIKAFSNEDRFVRKFEGTNSEFVRNKVRAYAKADLASPTSEFLGVIAVISVLWYGGSLVFEGEMQASFFITYIILFSQLINPLKTLSKSIYDAQKGNSALDRIEEIYQAKDQDTIVDGALVKAELEREVTVKNISFSYKTEKVLNNVSFTVQKGKTVALVGQSGSGKSTIANLVPRFYDVQEGSIEVDGVNIKDFKLQALRDLIGMVTQESILFNDTVTNNIVFGDEVDQEKLIEAAKIANAHDFISELEEGYETNIGDGGNKLSGGQRQRLSIARAVYKNPPILILDEATSALDTESEKLVQDALNKLMANRTSIVIAHRLSTIQHADEIIVLQKGNIVERGSHQELMDKNGTYRKLVEMQSFD comes from the coding sequence ATGAAGAGTTTAATCCGGATAATCAAGCTGACTTTAGGCTACAAGAAGTACATCGCAGGAAGTGTTTTCTTCAATCTGTTGAGTACCTTTTTTGGGTTGTTTTCATTCGTACTGCTTGCCCCTTTGCTGGATGTTATCTTTAACAAGACGGATGATTATTATGCGGAGACGGTTGCAAAAGGAGCTCCTGAATTCTCTTTCTCATCCGATTACTTTGTTGACTTCATCAATCACCAGTTAGCGAGTATGATCGTAGAAGAAAGTAAGGTGTATGCCCTGGTTTCTGTATGTATTGTAATCGGAATAGCGGTTCTTTTGAAGAACCTGTTTATTTATCTCTCAACACTGTTGGTTTCTGTGGTGGTGAATAAAAGTGTAGGGGATATCAGAAACAACATATTCAATACCCTGATGTACATGCCGGTATCTTATTTGTCGGATGAACGAAAGGGGGAGGTGATTTCTAAAACGAGTAACGATGTGCAGGAAATCGAATGGTCCATGCAGTCAGCGATTAAGGGGGTGTTTAAAGAACCGATCAATATTTTGGTTTTCTTAATCACGTTATTTGCAATGAGTCTGGAACTATCCCTGTTCATTGTGATTTTCTTGCCTGTAACTGGGGCGTTGATCAGTTTGATCAGTAAGAGTTTGAAAAAGAATACAAAGTCTGCGCAAGAGCATTTCGGGCGATTAATGGCTCATTTGGAGGAGTCCTTAAATGGGTTTAAGTTGATCAAGGCGTTCTCGAATGAAGATCGATTTGTAAGAAAATTTGAAGGTACGAACAGTGAATTCGTTCGCAACAAGGTAAGAGCCTATGCAAAAGCAGACCTGGCTTCACCGACCAGTGAGTTTTTAGGAGTGATTGCAGTGATCAGTGTATTGTGGTATGGTGGGAGTTTAGTTTTTGAAGGAGAAATGCAAGCCTCCTTCTTTATTACCTATATCATATTGTTCTCTCAGTTGATCAACCCGTTAAAAACCTTGTCAAAGTCGATCTATGATGCACAGAAGGGAAACTCAGCGTTAGATCGGATTGAAGAGATCTATCAAGCAAAAGATCAGGATACCATCGTTGATGGAGCGTTAGTGAAAGCCGAATTAGAGCGCGAGGTCACTGTCAAAAATATTTCATTCAGCTACAAAACAGAGAAGGTGCTCAACAACGTTTCCTTCACCGTTCAAAAAGGAAAGACGGTAGCGTTAGTGGGGCAGTCTGGTTCAGGGAAGAGTACAATTGCCAATTTGGTTCCTCGATTCTATGACGTGCAGGAAGGAAGTATAGAAGTGGATGGAGTGAATATCAAAGACTTTAAGTTGCAGGCGCTTAGGGATCTGATCGGAATGGTTACGCAAGAGTCCATCTTGTTTAATGACACTGTAACCAACAACATTGTCTTTGGTGATGAGGTAGATCAAGAAAAACTGATCGAAGCGGCAAAAATCGCCAACGCACACGACTTCATCTCCGAACTAGAGGAGGGATACGAAACCAATATCGGTGACGGAGGGAATAAGCTGTCTGGTGGTCAACGCCAGCGCTTGAGTATTGCCAGAGCAGTGTATAAGAATCCACCAATTTTGATCTTGGATGAAGCTACATCAGCACTAGATACTGAATCAGAGAAATTAGTTCAGGATGCTTTGAACAAATTAATGGCAAATAGAACATCCATCGTGATTGCGCATCGATTGTCAACGATTCAACATGCAGATGAAATTATCGTACTGCAAAAAGGAAATATTGTAGAAAGAGGAAGCCATCAGGAATTGATGGATAAGAACGGAACCTACCGAAAACTGGTAGAAATGCAAAGCTTTGACTAA
- a CDS encoding glycosyltransferase family 25 protein codes for MKMPINVDKVYVVHVSTDQQREEHMTKELGRFNIPFEFMMKGDKSDITEELVREYFVGEEMANGVGTAQQSCSYKHLSIYEKILEDEVEDALIFEDDIYLSDNFIQVFNDTIDELKSLPQEKQDKALINFENSTLQVVHPGKRVEGKHLYESPKSRCAGAYYMNKALAKAITEHRIQHKCNKIIDWYHNELVKEIDLQHYWCHPPVVEQGSHNGKIQSLIDDKKFGPIRQITWKISRWYKHKIRPLLGGKK; via the coding sequence ATGAAGATGCCGATTAATGTAGATAAAGTGTACGTGGTTCACGTAAGTACAGACCAACAGCGTGAGGAGCACATGACGAAGGAGCTGGGTAGGTTTAATATCCCTTTTGAATTCATGATGAAAGGGGATAAGTCGGACATTACAGAAGAATTGGTGCGTGAATATTTTGTTGGAGAGGAAATGGCCAATGGAGTAGGGACGGCTCAGCAATCTTGCAGTTATAAGCACTTGTCGATCTATGAGAAAATATTGGAAGATGAGGTAGAAGATGCATTGATCTTTGAAGATGATATTTATTTATCGGATAATTTTATTCAGGTTTTTAACGATACGATTGATGAGTTGAAGTCGCTTCCTCAGGAAAAGCAAGACAAAGCGCTGATTAATTTTGAGAACAGTACGTTGCAGGTCGTTCACCCAGGTAAACGGGTAGAAGGAAAGCATCTCTACGAGTCACCTAAAAGCAGATGCGCAGGGGCTTACTACATGAATAAGGCGTTAGCGAAGGCCATCACAGAGCATCGAATTCAGCATAAGTGCAATAAGATCATTGATTGGTATCATAATGAATTGGTGAAAGAGATCGATCTTCAGCATTATTGGTGTCATCCTCCTGTGGTTGAACAAGGAAGTCATAACGGAAAAATTCAATCCTTGATCGATGACAAGAAATTTGGGCCGATCCGTCAAATAACCTGGAAGATCAGTCGTTGGTATAAGCATAAAATCAGACCTTTGTTGGGAGGAAAGAAATAG
- a CDS encoding c-type heme family protein: MKKVLGMVVSSVLLLTGCTTPEIESGETTTTAVSELDGAKLVQQKCNSCHNPDTPPGSRLAPPFFAIQKHYKKGYGSKEDFIAAVEAFVLNPSEDKVLMKGAVKKFGVMPKMEFDQAELHAIAAYIYGGSFTHPSTESEALSPMEQGKEYALATKAVLGKNLMGQINANGTDAALTFCNEKAIHFTDSMANELGVKIKRVSDQNRNPDNAANAEELAYITKAKSTLKNGGEIKPSLTESEEGYVGYYPIMTNQMCLQCHGQKETQVKPSTLELLAQKYPNDQATGYSENELRGIWVIAWDK; the protein is encoded by the coding sequence ATGAAAAAGGTATTAGGCATGGTAGTATCATCAGTATTATTGTTGACTGGTTGTACCACCCCAGAAATAGAGTCTGGTGAGACAACAACTACTGCTGTTAGTGAATTAGATGGAGCAAAACTGGTGCAGCAAAAGTGTAATTCGTGCCATAATCCAGATACTCCTCCTGGTTCCAGATTAGCACCACCTTTCTTTGCGATTCAGAAACACTATAAAAAGGGATATGGATCCAAAGAAGATTTTATTGCGGCAGTAGAGGCTTTTGTTCTCAATCCTTCTGAGGATAAAGTGTTAATGAAAGGTGCGGTCAAGAAGTTTGGAGTGATGCCCAAAATGGAATTTGATCAGGCAGAGTTGCATGCTATTGCCGCATATATTTATGGAGGATCGTTTACACATCCTTCTACAGAAAGTGAAGCGCTGTCTCCGATGGAGCAAGGAAAAGAATACGCTTTAGCAACTAAGGCCGTTTTAGGAAAGAACCTAATGGGACAGATCAACGCTAATGGTACGGATGCAGCGCTAACTTTCTGTAATGAAAAAGCGATCCATTTTACAGATAGTATGGCCAATGAACTAGGCGTTAAGATCAAGCGGGTGAGTGATCAAAATCGAAATCCTGATAATGCAGCCAATGCGGAAGAACTAGCGTATATAACTAAAGCTAAATCTACATTGAAGAATGGAGGAGAGATTAAACCCAGTTTGACCGAATCCGAGGAGGGGTATGTTGGTTATTATCCCATCATGACCAATCAGATGTGTCTGCAGTGTCATGGACAGAAAGAGACACAAGTAAAACCTTCTACTCTTGAGTTGCTAGCTCAGAAGTATCCGAATGATCAGGCTACCGGATATTCAGAAAATGAATTAAGAGGGATTTGGGTGATAGCATGGGATAAGTAA
- a CDS encoding glycosyltransferase family 4 protein → MKILVISDYEKFHTVRPEAEIFISLAQRGYDITIMTKGHYDYVQRFKENGIRVIDFHPEKKLDSSEVAFIRKELLEGNYDVMHMYNNVAMMNGLKAAKGIDITCVLYRGYSANVHWYDPTLYFKLLHPRADYIICNSEGVATIMREKGKVSPEKLVTINKGHKLEWYADVAEHDIRQELGLTPDAMVVVLVANNRTMKGTKYLMEATKSLDPNNNLHIVMVGKDLDNEESQAILKDSAFRDHVHFLGFRKDALNIVKSCDVFLLTSIKGESITKSVIEAMSLGVAPVISDIIGNKELVIHEESGLIVPSKDSKGFANALTRLYKDRDLLNQIKQNAPQRIATRLSHDQTVEKYEAFYQSLGK, encoded by the coding sequence ATGAAGATATTGGTCATTAGTGATTACGAAAAATTCCACACGGTTCGTCCGGAAGCAGAGATATTTATTAGTCTGGCGCAACGTGGATATGACATCACGATCATGACCAAAGGACATTATGATTATGTGCAACGCTTCAAAGAAAACGGCATTCGCGTCATCGACTTTCACCCTGAAAAGAAACTAGACAGTTCAGAAGTCGCCTTTATTCGAAAAGAACTGCTGGAGGGCAATTACGATGTGATGCACATGTACAACAACGTAGCCATGATGAATGGACTGAAAGCCGCCAAAGGAATTGACATCACCTGTGTACTCTATCGAGGTTATTCAGCCAATGTACATTGGTATGATCCTACCCTTTATTTCAAGTTATTGCACCCACGAGCGGATTATATCATCTGTAATTCAGAAGGCGTAGCGACCATTATGCGAGAAAAAGGTAAAGTCAGCCCAGAAAAGCTGGTCACCATTAATAAAGGGCATAAATTGGAGTGGTATGCTGATGTGGCCGAACATGATATCCGACAAGAACTGGGATTGACGCCAGATGCCATGGTTGTGGTCTTGGTAGCGAACAACAGAACCATGAAAGGAACGAAATACCTGATGGAAGCTACAAAGTCTCTTGACCCGAACAACAACTTGCATATTGTGATGGTTGGAAAGGACCTGGACAATGAAGAAAGTCAGGCGATTTTAAAGGACAGTGCTTTTCGAGATCACGTTCACTTCTTAGGCTTCAGAAAAGATGCTTTAAACATCGTAAAGAGCTGTGATGTATTTCTACTTACCTCTATCAAAGGAGAGAGTATCACCAAAAGTGTGATTGAAGCGATGTCTTTAGGAGTGGCTCCCGTAATCAGTGACATTATTGGCAATAAGGAGTTAGTGATTCACGAAGAAAGCGGCTTGATCGTCCCGAGCAAGGACAGCAAAGGATTTGCCAATGCGTTAACCCGTTTGTATAAAGACCGGGACTTGCTCAACCAAATAAAACAAAACGCACCCCAACGCATCGCAACTCGACTGAGTCATGACCAAACCGTAGAGAAGTACGAGGCGTTTTACCAAAGCTTGGGAAAGTAG
- a CDS encoding DKNYY domain-containing protein has protein sequence MKNIHIGILLLGFAIISCNSEESHPKPDFDYELSELEKEIMDQMLDSISDDLGQHRGYQEKDGKIYHLWVHGGNWSKEYSLVEEADPSTFTTIKHDLKIDLGKDSKNVYVDATVLANADPTSFEQVKGYFWKDKNIAYLLQYGKQRQLIEGADPSTFEVIGDFDWSKDKKNVYSKFYKLPESTPSEFIVLSENWGKDNHFFYHNSNRLDSLDYGTAEIISEYYIKDKSNVYFENVIVPGANPLTFVADGVGSFGHDDKNMYSWTKNKGPITDDYKKTYIDKE, from the coding sequence TTGAAAAATATACACATTGGCATACTATTGTTAGGTTTCGCTATCATTAGCTGTAATTCAGAAGAAAGTCATCCAAAACCGGACTTTGACTACGAATTATCTGAACTAGAAAAAGAGATAATGGATCAAATGCTTGACTCAATCTCGGATGATTTAGGTCAGCACAGAGGGTATCAGGAAAAAGATGGAAAAATCTATCATCTGTGGGTTCATGGAGGTAATTGGAGCAAAGAGTATTCTCTAGTAGAGGAAGCAGATCCTTCAACATTCACGACAATTAAGCATGACTTAAAAATTGACCTTGGGAAAGACTCAAAAAATGTATACGTTGATGCTACTGTTTTAGCAAATGCTGATCCAACTTCATTCGAACAGGTCAAGGGTTACTTTTGGAAAGATAAAAACATTGCATACCTATTACAATATGGTAAGCAAAGACAACTGATAGAAGGAGCTGACCCGTCAACATTTGAAGTCATTGGCGACTTCGACTGGTCTAAAGACAAAAAAAATGTATACAGTAAATTCTATAAACTTCCCGAATCAACACCTTCTGAATTCATTGTTTTGTCAGAAAATTGGGGAAAGGACAATCACTTTTTTTACCACAATAGTAATCGTTTAGACTCGCTTGATTATGGCACTGCAGAAATTATAAGTGAGTATTACATCAAGGATAAGAGCAATGTGTACTTTGAAAATGTGATTGTCCCTGGAGCTAATCCCCTGACTTTTGTCGCAGATGGAGTTGGTTCATTTGGACATGATGATAAAAACATGTACAGTTGGACTAAAAATAAAGGACCAATAACTGATGATTATAAGAAAACCTATATCGATAAAGAATAA
- a CDS encoding carboxypeptidase-like regulatory domain-containing protein, with the protein MNFITIQKPEAQITGKILNSNGEPVIFAIVRIYQNENLISEVTTDFNGDFIIEKVNPNIYELVVITVSCDPYFQKDLKVNGNEKKEIGVITMNCISEKEAKKNS; encoded by the coding sequence ATGAATTTTATCACAATTCAGAAGCCAGAAGCTCAAATAACTGGTAAAATTCTTAACAGTAACGGAGAACCTGTAATTTTCGCAATTGTTAGGATTTATCAAAACGAAAATTTGATCTCGGAAGTAACCACTGACTTCAATGGTGATTTTATCATTGAGAAAGTTAACCCAAATATTTATGAATTAGTGGTTATTACTGTTTCTTGTGATCCCTATTTCCAAAAAGATCTTAAAGTTAACGGTAATGAAAAAAAAGAAATTGGAGTAATTACTATGAATTGTATTTCTGAAAAAGAAGCAAAAAAAAACTCATAA
- a CDS encoding ATP-binding protein, translated as MQNIIPTEKIIERLRYENPWWVTKEIPKTYSLMSKRLYFDLFYPFVIERSIKRALVLMGPRRVGKTVMLFHCIDNLLKEGVNPHKVFFIGIDNPIYVNLGLEDILSLCKESLAIKNLDGAFVFFDEIQYLKDWERHLKVLVDSHPETKFIVSGSAAAALKWHSTESGAGRFTDFLLPPLTFQEYIHLKKLDHLIYDGEIQYGNKNRQYCLTHDIKELNKEFVNYLNFGGYPEVVLSDKIQSDMGRYVKNDIVDKVLLRDLPSLYGIKDVQELNRFFTYIAYNTGNEFSYETMSKESGIQKDTLKKYLEYLEAAFLIKVLNKVGINAKRLKRITSFKVYLTNPSLRTALFSPITDTDQEMGNMVETAVLSQWMHREQLDLTYARWKEGRKEGEVDLVLVDDKSYKPVWGVEIKWSNRYYDKPQELKSLLSFCKENKFESALTTSIDQLGLKEIEGIKLTFLPASIYAYNIGEITLRLKTTN; from the coding sequence ATGCAAAACATTATTCCAACAGAAAAAATTATTGAACGGCTTCGATATGAAAACCCTTGGTGGGTAACCAAAGAGATCCCGAAGACTTATAGTTTAATGTCAAAGAGACTCTACTTTGATTTGTTCTATCCCTTTGTAATTGAAAGGAGTATAAAAAGGGCATTGGTTTTAATGGGTCCTAGAAGGGTTGGTAAAACTGTGATGCTATTCCACTGTATTGACAATTTATTAAAAGAAGGTGTAAACCCACACAAAGTCTTTTTTATAGGAATTGATAATCCGATATACGTGAACTTAGGATTAGAAGATATTTTATCTCTTTGTAAAGAATCCTTGGCTATTAAAAATCTTGATGGGGCTTTTGTCTTTTTTGATGAGATACAATATCTAAAAGATTGGGAAAGGCATTTAAAAGTATTAGTCGATTCTCATCCTGAAACTAAGTTTATCGTTTCAGGTTCAGCTGCTGCGGCTTTAAAATGGCATAGCACAGAAAGTGGAGCAGGAAGGTTTACAGATTTTCTATTACCACCACTTACATTTCAAGAGTATATCCATTTGAAGAAATTAGATCATTTAATCTATGATGGAGAAATTCAATATGGCAATAAAAACAGGCAATATTGCTTAACGCATGACATCAAGGAACTTAACAAAGAGTTTGTCAATTACCTGAATTTTGGAGGTTACCCAGAAGTCGTGCTTTCTGACAAGATACAAAGCGACATGGGAAGATATGTCAAAAATGACATTGTAGACAAAGTGCTTTTAAGGGACTTACCTAGCTTATACGGAATTAAAGATGTTCAAGAGTTAAACCGTTTCTTCACGTATATTGCGTATAATACAGGAAATGAATTTTCCTACGAGACTATGTCGAAGGAAAGTGGAATTCAAAAAGATACCTTAAAAAAATATCTTGAATATTTAGAAGCGGCCTTTTTAATTAAGGTATTGAATAAGGTCGGAATCAATGCAAAAAGATTAAAACGTATAACAAGTTTCAAGGTTTATCTAACCAATCCTTCTCTCCGAACCGCATTATTCTCACCAATTACTGACACCGACCAAGAAATGGGGAACATGGTTGAAACAGCTGTCCTTTCTCAATGGATGCATAGGGAACAACTTGACTTAACGTATGCAAGATGGAAAGAAGGTCGAAAAGAAGGTGAAGTAGATCTTGTATTAGTAGATGACAAGAGCTATAAGCCAGTTTGGGGCGTAGAAATTAAATGGAGTAATCGGTATTACGATAAACCTCAAGAATTAAAAAGCCTATTGAGTTTTTGTAAGGAAAATAAATTTGAATCAGCTCTCACTACTTCGATAGACCAATTAGGGTTGAAAGAAATTGAGGGTATAAAATTAACATTCCTTCCAGCTTCTATTTACGCTTATAACATTGGAGAAATCACTTTAAGATTGAAAACAACTAATTAA
- a CDS encoding serine hydrolase domain-containing protein produces MKIKLITIICLCIVGKANAQRNIPHEVDSLAKHIAKSNDIKGLSIGVVFDNQTVFSKGYGLLKKDSNQGEINSTTPMLSASISKTFVATAILQLQEKGRLNISDSIIKYLPQFRMRGDNYKVITIRQLLNHTSGLSEGSNYSWDKKKNKGKDIENFVLNLEKKTLLFTPGERFGYSNTGYVLLGYLIEEITGQPFSEYIKTEILEKCKMHNSSFDYFNFSVDSMPFYYNNKGKMNHCCIGNTSPSGNLISTSTDLSNWIIHNLEIYNGSNPSEKLLLTKESLDSLWTPTVTFQESKTTLGLGWWQYHSETYGTSIFHSGHYDDYSVSNLVMFPEKDFGFVILCNDESAIDIVYNELSDGITEILNRNWLQKDAEMH; encoded by the coding sequence ATGAAGATTAAACTCATAACAATTATATGCTTATGTATCGTTGGGAAGGCAAATGCGCAACGAAACATTCCGCATGAAGTTGATTCCTTGGCTAAACACATTGCCAAATCAAACGATATTAAGGGACTATCGATAGGGGTGGTTTTTGATAATCAAACCGTATTTTCTAAAGGATACGGACTCCTTAAAAAAGATAGTAATCAGGGAGAAATTAATTCCACAACCCCAATGTTATCAGCGTCAATATCAAAAACATTTGTTGCCACTGCCATTCTTCAGCTTCAAGAAAAAGGACGGCTAAACATTTCGGATTCAATCATTAAGTATCTTCCTCAGTTCAGGATGAGGGGAGATAATTACAAAGTAATAACCATCAGGCAATTATTAAATCATACATCTGGTCTTTCAGAAGGAAGTAACTACTCATGGGATAAAAAAAAGAATAAAGGAAAAGACATTGAGAATTTTGTCCTCAATCTTGAGAAGAAGACCTTACTATTTACTCCAGGTGAACGCTTTGGCTATAGCAATACGGGATATGTGCTACTGGGTTATTTAATTGAGGAGATTACTGGACAACCTTTTTCAGAATACATCAAGACTGAAATACTGGAAAAGTGCAAAATGCATAATAGCAGTTTTGACTATTTCAACTTCTCTGTGGATTCAATGCCCTTCTACTATAATAACAAAGGTAAGATGAATCATTGCTGCATAGGTAATACGAGTCCAAGCGGAAATTTGATTTCAACCAGTACGGATTTATCCAATTGGATTATACATAATCTGGAAATATATAATGGCTCAAACCCAAGTGAAAAATTGCTATTAACTAAAGAATCATTAGATTCTCTTTGGACACCCACAGTCACTTTCCAAGAATCTAAAACTACTCTTGGCCTTGGGTGGTGGCAATACCATTCTGAGACTTATGGAACTTCCATTTTTCATTCGGGACATTACGATGACTATTCGGTGTCTAATCTGGTTATGTTTCCAGAAAAGGACTTTGGGTTTGTCATCTTATGTAATGATGAATCAGCTATTGATATCGTTTATAATGAACTGAGTGATGGAATTACAGAAATATTGAATAGAAACTGGCTACAAAAAGATGCCGAAATGCATTAA
- a CDS encoding DinB family protein encodes MKTFFKEIISYHHQINQKLIIQLAAHEHELTDRTIPLLSHTINAQQIWNARITGKEQLGVHEVHALKNCITLDQENYQEALRILNARDLKEKISYQNSKGIEFTNTIQEIFYHVANHFSHHKGQIISDLRQLGVTPILTDYIYYKRQ; translated from the coding sequence ATGAAAACCTTCTTCAAAGAAATCATTAGCTATCACCATCAGATTAATCAAAAGTTAATCATACAACTCGCAGCGCATGAACACGAATTAACGGACAGAACTATTCCGCTTCTCTCCCACACCATAAATGCACAACAGATCTGGAATGCACGAATAACAGGAAAAGAACAACTAGGTGTTCATGAAGTACATGCGTTGAAGAACTGTATAACCCTTGATCAAGAGAATTATCAAGAAGCATTGCGTATACTTAATGCAAGGGACCTAAAAGAAAAAATCAGCTACCAAAACTCAAAAGGGATTGAATTTACCAATACAATTCAGGAAATCTTTTATCATGTTGCCAATCATTTCAGTCACCACAAAGGTCAAATTATTTCAGACCTGAGACAACTTGGAGTTACGCCCATTTTAACAGATTACATCTATTATAAACGACAATGA